The stretch of DNA CGGCTTGGTGTTTGAAAACAAGAATGCAGCCCAACAAGAAATGGATAGTTAGAAGCAGTCTCAAAAACGTGTTTTTTCTGTCTGAACCCAATCaatatcttcttcatcactgacCAATTCTTTCTTTATTACCTTCATTGCATAAATTCTGCCAGTTTTCTTCAGTTCTACCATAAGAACTTTTGCATACGAGCCACGGCCAATGACACGTAAAAGCTCAAAGTCATCCAAGGTATACTGCCATGATTCTGTATGTCCTAGATCTTTTGTAGCTTGATCAATATCCTGAATATATACTTGCTCAGTTTGATCAATAATTTCTTGCATTTCAGATTGACGTTTTCTCACAATCGGCGTTCCAGATTTCGATTGCTGTGCGCTCTTATTAATATCACCATTTACTAAGGTCTGATCTCGTGAACTAACCGAACCAGCAGCATTGGCACTGAAATCCAACTGTAAATTTATTTCACCAGGAGTATTAGTAcaagaaatttttacaagtttgtGGCATTTCTTGTGAATCATAAGCTtgcatttaatacatttaaagcCCTGTCTCCCCAAACCCCAAATCCGATCAGCACAGAAGGCACAAAAAGCTCGGCGGTTGAATCTTTTTGGTTGGAAAATATGACCATTCACTTTGTACAGTTTACGCCATCGTCTTGCTCCTCGGCGGTATATGTTTCTGTCTTCTCCTGGACAACACATTCCAGGGACGGGTGGGATACCACGGAATACATGAATCGTTAAATCAGAGTCCTTGTTTAATTCGTATAACCTCACAGCTTCATCTAACTCGGCTTGCGAAGAAATAACACATGGATCTCCTTCTTCGTCCACCCATTTCACGGTGAAGTTCGAATCACTGTTGAACTTACAAATGTCTCTCATTTCTTTGTAAAAGTCATCAAGCGAAATGTTTGGCGGTATATAAGTAATCATAACTTCACCACCATACACCGTTCGAATCCTTATATCAGAAAAGGAATAATCCGACATTTTTCaagctgtaaatatttttcagaattattattaacttctgtaaatttttt from Uloborus diversus isolate 005 chromosome 5, Udiv.v.3.1, whole genome shotgun sequence encodes:
- the LOC129221907 gene encoding LOW QUALITY PROTEIN: atypical protein kinase C-like (The sequence of the model RefSeq protein was modified relative to this genomic sequence to represent the inferred CDS: deleted 1 base in 1 codon), whose translation is MSDYSFSDIRIRTVYGGEVMITYIPPNISLDDFYKEMRDICKFNSDSNFTVKWVDEEGDPCVISSQAELDEAVRLYELNKDSDLTIHVFRGIPPVPGMCCPGEDRNIYRRGARRWRKLYKVNGHIFQPKRFNRRAFCAFCADRIWGLGRQGFKCIKCKLMIHKKCHKLVKISCTNTPGEINLQLDFSANAAGSVSSRDQTLVNGDINKSAQQSKSGTPIVRKRQSEMQEIIDQTEQVYIQDIDQATKDLGHTESWQYTLDDFELLRVIGRGSYAKVLMVELKKTGRIYAMKVIKKELVSDEEDIDWVQTEKHVFETASNYPFLVGLHSCFQTPSRLFFVIEFVRGGDLMFHMQRQRRLPEEHARFYAAEISLALNFLHERGVIYRDLKLDNVLLDQDGHIKLTDYGMCKEGIRPGETTGTFCGTPNYIAPEILRGEEYDFAVDWWALGVLLYEMLAGRSPFDIVGAAENPDQNTEDFLFQVILDKTIRIPRSISVKAQSVLKGLLNKNPAERLGTARGGSTQSGFGDITSHPFFKSIDWQLLESKQVSPPYTPKIETDRDLQFFDPQFTNEPTVLTPDDMKEIEKIDQSEFEGFEYVNPLLSLMSMEDCV